A stretch of the Anaeromyxobacter sp. genome encodes the following:
- a CDS encoding FixH family protein, whose product MSTCFHRRSSRVAVPLLLAALLLGCPAAEDGGGGPVGPTGPTGPTGPTGPTGPLSWTSLGTAVAGPLGVELLSDRPLGTGLALLAVEVTGAGGAPVADVAVRLVAWRAAAGGVDRVAPGLGLPVPGADGRHQQLVAFPEAAAVADGWSIRVDLARPPEAEVSATFTGLAVVERWLAQPFGEGPVRYLLAVRFDAAVSADLNPITASLHETADQGASYAPVPDATFEVEPFMPSMGHGSIGSVAPTPTTTPGCYQGSLAFSMAGDWETTFTVRRGGVVLGRPVITVYF is encoded by the coding sequence GTGTCCACCTGTTTCCACCGGCGCTCGAGCCGGGTGGCGGTGCCGCTGCTCCTGGCGGCGCTCCTCCTCGGCTGCCCGGCCGCAGAGGACGGCGGAGGAGGGCCCGTCGGGCCGACTGGGCCGACTGGGCCGACTGGGCCGACCGGGCCGACTGGTCCCCTCTCCTGGACCTCCCTCGGCACCGCGGTCGCCGGGCCGCTGGGGGTCGAGCTGCTCTCCGACCGCCCACTCGGGACCGGCCTCGCCCTGCTGGCGGTGGAGGTCACCGGCGCGGGTGGCGCTCCGGTGGCCGACGTCGCGGTCCGCCTGGTCGCCTGGAGGGCCGCGGCGGGCGGGGTGGACCGGGTGGCGCCCGGGCTCGGCCTGCCGGTGCCCGGCGCCGACGGGCGCCACCAGCAGCTGGTGGCGTTCCCGGAGGCGGCCGCCGTCGCGGACGGCTGGTCGATCCGCGTCGACCTGGCGCGCCCGCCCGAGGCCGAGGTGAGCGCCACGTTCACCGGGCTGGCGGTGGTCGAGCGGTGGCTGGCCCAGCCCTTCGGCGAAGGTCCGGTCCGGTACCTGCTGGCCGTCCGCTTCGACGCCGCGGTCTCGGCCGACCTGAACCCCATCACGGCCTCGCTCCACGAGACCGCCGACCAGGGCGCCAGCTACGCGCCGGTGCCGGACGCCACCTTCGAGGTGGAGCCCTTCATGCCCTCCATGGGCCACGGCTCCATCGGCAGCGTCGCGCCGACCCCCACCACGACGCCCGGCTGCTACCAGGGCAGCCTGGCCTTCTCCATGGCGGGCGACTGGGAGACCACCTTCACCGTCCGGCGCGGCGGCGTGGTGCTGGGCCGCCCGGTGATCACCGTCTACTTCTGA
- a CDS encoding FG-GAP repeat protein, with amino-acid sequence MRTKRMAGLLLVLGLGVAGCQDKAKDAPEPPGLVASQAGTAGAVARFDADAHDDLLVGAPFAEGGGTLGAVFVHQGSASGFSPAPTWTLTGGDNFGGQVASVGDLDGDGVADYAVAALNGDGPDASLSGAVTVYRGGSGGQVLRTLGGEQALDKFGTSITGGCDLNADGKADLVVGAPSHSPGPDRYLGGAYYVYFGPGLADATRVKVPATLHTGILGFSSACGDLNGDGQDDLVTAAIWTHGVIWHASKVLVHYGKAGFAPDADAADVTIDSTKGHFGDALAVLGDLDGDGYRDLAIGLPEFYAIPTPSTANPMTTLKGRVFVVKGGAGTRTINLSPPVGTPMPPELLTSITGGDYLERFGTSIEPLGDLDADGKPDFAVSSPHGSAAGATSLATGLSTGKVWVFRGKDLPVNGAATTATAIGAPLARSERTLHFGSFLATFQQGGATRLLVGAPTANRQAGTVFIEDPASATTPAP; translated from the coding sequence ATGCGAACGAAGCGGATGGCGGGGCTGCTGCTGGTGCTCGGCCTCGGAGTGGCTGGTTGCCAGGACAAGGCGAAGGACGCGCCGGAGCCACCGGGCCTGGTCGCCTCGCAGGCGGGCACGGCCGGGGCGGTGGCCCGCTTCGACGCCGACGCCCACGACGACCTGCTGGTCGGCGCCCCCTTCGCCGAGGGCGGCGGCACGCTGGGCGCCGTCTTCGTCCACCAGGGCAGCGCCAGCGGCTTCTCCCCTGCGCCCACCTGGACGCTGACCGGCGGAGACAACTTCGGCGGGCAGGTCGCCAGCGTGGGCGACCTCGACGGCGACGGCGTGGCCGACTACGCGGTGGCCGCCCTCAACGGCGACGGCCCGGACGCCTCGCTCTCCGGCGCGGTCACCGTCTACCGGGGCGGCAGCGGCGGCCAGGTGCTGCGCACGCTCGGCGGCGAGCAGGCCCTCGACAAGTTCGGCACCTCCATCACCGGCGGCTGCGACCTCAACGCCGACGGCAAGGCCGACCTGGTGGTCGGCGCCCCGAGCCACTCGCCCGGCCCGGACCGCTACCTGGGCGGCGCCTACTACGTCTACTTCGGCCCCGGGCTGGCCGACGCCACCCGCGTGAAGGTCCCGGCCACGCTGCACACCGGCATCCTCGGCTTCTCCTCGGCCTGCGGCGACCTGAACGGCGACGGTCAGGACGACCTGGTCACGGCCGCCATCTGGACCCACGGCGTCATCTGGCACGCCTCCAAGGTGCTGGTCCACTACGGCAAGGCCGGGTTCGCCCCCGACGCCGACGCCGCCGACGTGACCATCGACTCCACCAAGGGCCACTTCGGCGACGCGCTGGCCGTGCTCGGCGACCTCGACGGCGACGGCTACCGCGACCTCGCCATCGGCCTGCCGGAGTTCTACGCCATCCCGACCCCCTCGACCGCCAACCCCATGACCACCCTGAAGGGCCGCGTCTTCGTCGTGAAGGGCGGCGCCGGCACCCGCACCATCAACCTCTCGCCCCCGGTGGGGACGCCCATGCCTCCCGAGCTCCTCACCAGCATCACCGGCGGCGACTACCTGGAGCGGTTCGGCACCTCCATCGAGCCGCTCGGCGACCTCGACGCCGACGGCAAGCCCGACTTCGCGGTGTCCTCGCCCCACGGCAGCGCGGCGGGCGCCACCAGCCTGGCGACCGGGCTCTCGACCGGGAAGGTCTGGGTCTTCCGCGGCAAGGACCTGCCGGTCAACGGCGCGGCCACCACGGCGACCGCCATCGGCGCGCCGCTGGCCAGGTCCGAGCGGACGCTCCACTTCGGCTCCTTCCTGGCCACCTTCCAGCAGGGCGGGGCCACCCGCTTGCTGGTCGGGGCCCCCACCGCCAACCGCCAGGCCGGCACCGTCTTCATCGAGGACCCGGCCTCCGCCACCACGCCCGCGCCGTGA
- a CDS encoding hybrid sensor histidine kinase/response regulator, with product MTLRGRLSFFGAASVLATLALGGTVYWGASKAQQILLQRQRTSARAEACQSLSLAVPALLHGPAADPELAETARRQLDLAAGLFAPGDGAEEVEELRQVVEAALQAGPVGAGDLPDAAAHFARDVLGPITRLAAHNRQIDADTARLSAESIARARAIAGVVAALGLMLGLLGATAVAPRLRRGLAALEAGARRVSAGDLTTRIALDGTDELASLGSALDAMAARLHGTMLSRGQAEALVRDRTAELERTQQDLAARLAQLEAVRIQLDAADRLVAADRLARGLTHEINNPLAILLADVEFAYEELEARAAAAPGGPPDEVVSALGEARQAGRRISLIVRELMSFSRDRSAGDLGPTDLAQALAHAVRLAGPEIRQHATLVVELPPGPVLVQGNQARLGQAFLELLLGAAAAVAGAGGAGSQVSLVVRQEDGGAQVEVRDDGLPIPAELRPHLFDPFFTPTAGFAADSAGLRGAGLGLASCFGIIQAAGGRLEVDSAPGTGTVFRAWLPAASSQSRLALRAPAASRNGGRPRLLVVDADPFDCATAYRTLSRDFDVAPHASVPSALAVVRAGERFDLILCDPASGRALAAALAADGSDQAGRLVFAGDDPAPGEAAAQGGPARIPKPISVEQVLALVRGGGRPA from the coding sequence GTGACCCTGCGCGGCCGCCTCTCCTTCTTCGGCGCCGCCTCGGTGCTGGCCACCCTGGCGCTGGGGGGCACGGTCTACTGGGGCGCCTCGAAGGCCCAGCAGATCCTGCTGCAGCGGCAGCGGACCAGCGCGCGGGCCGAGGCCTGCCAGTCGCTCTCGCTGGCCGTGCCGGCGCTGCTCCACGGTCCGGCCGCCGACCCGGAGCTCGCCGAGACGGCGCGCCGTCAGCTCGACCTGGCCGCCGGCCTCTTCGCCCCGGGCGACGGGGCCGAGGAGGTCGAGGAGCTCCGCCAGGTGGTCGAGGCGGCCCTGCAGGCGGGCCCGGTCGGGGCCGGGGACCTGCCCGACGCCGCCGCCCACTTCGCGCGCGACGTCCTCGGCCCCATCACCCGGCTGGCCGCGCACAACCGCCAGATCGACGCCGACACCGCCCGGCTCTCCGCCGAGTCCATCGCCCGCGCCCGGGCCATCGCCGGCGTGGTGGCCGCGCTGGGGCTGATGCTGGGGCTGCTGGGGGCGACCGCGGTGGCGCCGCGGCTGCGGCGCGGCCTGGCGGCGCTGGAGGCCGGCGCCAGGCGCGTCAGCGCCGGCGACCTGACCACCCGCATCGCCCTCGACGGCACGGACGAGCTGGCCTCGCTGGGGTCGGCCCTCGACGCCATGGCGGCGCGGCTGCACGGCACCATGCTCTCGCGCGGGCAGGCCGAGGCGCTGGTGCGCGACCGCACCGCCGAGCTGGAGCGCACCCAGCAGGACCTGGCGGCCCGCCTGGCGCAGCTGGAGGCGGTGCGCATCCAGCTGGACGCGGCGGACCGGCTGGTGGCGGCCGACCGGCTGGCGCGCGGCCTGACCCATGAGATCAACAACCCGCTGGCCATCCTGCTGGCGGACGTGGAGTTCGCCTACGAGGAGCTGGAGGCGCGGGCCGCCGCGGCCCCCGGCGGCCCGCCCGACGAGGTGGTCTCGGCGCTCGGGGAGGCGCGCCAGGCCGGGCGGCGCATCTCCCTCATCGTCCGGGAGCTGATGTCCTTCTCGCGCGACCGCTCGGCGGGCGACCTGGGCCCCACCGACCTGGCCCAGGCGCTGGCCCATGCGGTGCGGCTGGCCGGCCCGGAGATCCGGCAGCACGCCACCCTGGTGGTGGAGCTGCCGCCCGGGCCGGTGCTGGTGCAGGGCAACCAGGCCCGCCTCGGCCAGGCCTTCCTGGAGCTGCTGCTGGGGGCCGCGGCCGCGGTGGCCGGCGCCGGCGGCGCCGGCAGCCAGGTGTCGCTGGTGGTGCGGCAGGAGGATGGGGGGGCGCAGGTCGAGGTGCGCGACGACGGCCTGCCCATCCCGGCGGAGCTCCGGCCGCACCTCTTCGATCCGTTCTTCACGCCGACGGCCGGCTTCGCGGCCGACAGCGCGGGGCTGCGCGGCGCCGGGCTGGGCCTGGCGAGCTGCTTCGGCATTATCCAGGCCGCCGGCGGCCGCCTGGAGGTCGACTCCGCCCCCGGCACCGGCACCGTCTTCCGCGCCTGGCTCCCGGCCGCCAGCTCCCAGAGCCGCCTGGCCCTGCGCGCCCCGGCCGCGTCGCGCAACGGCGGGCGGCCTCGCCTGCTGGTGGTGGACGCCGACCCGTTCGACTGCGCCACCGCCTACCGCACGCTCTCCAGGGACTTCGACGTGGCGCCGCACGCCAGCGTCCCGAGCGCCCTGGCCGTGGTCCGGGCCGGCGAGCGCTTCGACCTGATCCTGTGCGACCCGGCCTCCGGGCGGGCGCTGGCCGCGGCGCTGGCGGCCGACGGCTCGGACCAGGCCGGGCGGCTGGTGTTCGCGGGCGACGACCCCGCGCCGGGTGAGGCCGCCGCCCAGGGCGGCCCGGCCCGGATCCCCAAGCCCATCTCGGTGGAGCAGGTCCTGGCGCTGGTGCGCGGCGGCGGCCGGCCGGCCTGA